A window from Engraulis encrasicolus isolate BLACKSEA-1 chromosome 11, IST_EnEncr_1.0, whole genome shotgun sequence encodes these proteins:
- the LOC134457782 gene encoding beta-3 adrenergic receptor-like codes for MLNISITATTNTSSNTATASSSCHVSGASPLLLLPLLPLILATVAGNLLVMCAAARSPVLRPNPTGVLLTSLACSDLLMGLLVLPMGASQLASGGRWVLGRAACVLWMSVDVLCVTASIQMLCAIALDRYVAVTRPLRYPVLVSKRRARAVVCVIWLVAVVTMVPMIPMVTESPWKQAEGCCDFKVSPEYALASSVVSFYLPLVVMVFVYGRVYTIARRQLRHIDCDQRRFRPSEDSVDAAELLDSTQRCPPSVLTIPTGTTTLMPSKLDTDPPSASTPSLIGGGGGG; via the exons atgcTGAACATCAGCATCACCGCCACCACCAACACCTCCAGCAACACCGCCACCGCCAGCAGCAGCTGCCATGTGTCCGGCGCCAGCCCTCTCCTCCTGCTGCCCCTGCTGCCCCTCATCCTGGCCACGGTGGCGGGCAACCTGCTGGTGATGTGCGCGGCGGCGCGGAGCCCCGTCCTGCGCCCCAACCCCACAGGCGTGCTGCTGACCTCGCTGGCCTGCTCCGACCTGCTCATGGGGCTCCTGGTGCTGCCCATGGGCGCCAGTCAGCTGGCCAGCGGGGGGCGCTGGGTGCTGGGCCGGGCCGCCTGCGTGCTGTGGATGAGCGTGGACGTGCTGTGCGTGACGGCCAGCATCCAGATGCTGTGCGCCATCGCCCTGGACCGATACGTGGCAGTCACCAG GCCGCTGCGCTACCCAGTGCTGGTGAGCAAGAGGCGGGCGCGCGCGGTCGTCTGCGTCATCTGGCTGGTCGCCGTGGTAACCATGGTCCCCATGATCCCCATGGTGACGGAGTCCCCCTGGAAGCAGGCCGAGGGCTGCTGTGACTTCAAGGTGTCCCCCGAATACGCGCTGGCCTCCTCCGTGGTCTCCTTCTACCTGCCGCTGGTCGTCATGGTGTTCGTGTACGGCCGCGTCTACACCATAGCGCGGAGGCAGCTGCGCCACATCGACTGCGACCAGCGCCGCTTCCGGCCCTCCGAGGACTCGGTGGACGCTGCCGAACTACTAGACTCAACCCAGCGGTGCCCCCCCTCCGTTCTTACCATCCCGACCGGTACCACCACTCTGATGCCATCCAAACTGGATACTGACCCACCCTCTGCCAGCACTCCTTCCCtcatcggtggtggtggtggtggt
- the LOC134459049 gene encoding beta-1 adrenergic receptor-like, whose protein sequence is MGSFTVCWLPFFVANMARPFPEEEEQAQAAQTQTQAQTQTQTQTQTQTPGRELLLFLNWLGYLNSALNPLIYCHSPEYRHAFRALLQSASSALGRAGLEALCICKRLSLRAGPGAGAVGPPCPSQAPPS, encoded by the coding sequence ATGGGCTCCTTCACCGTCTGCTGGCTGCCCTTCTTCGTGGCCAACATGGCACGGCCGTtcccggaggaggaggagcaagcgCAAGcagcacagacgcagacacaagcgcagacgcagacgcagacgcagacgcagacgcagacaccaGGCAGGGAGCTGCTGCTGTTCCTGAACTGGCTGGGTTACCTCAACTCGGCCCTCAACCCCCTGATCTACTGCCACAGCCCCGAGTACCGCCACGCCTTCCGGGCGCTGCTGCAGAGCGCCTCCTCCGCGCTGGGGAGGGCCGGGCTGGAGGCCCTCTGCATCTGCAAGCGCCTGAGCCTGAGGGCTGGACCTGGAGCAGGAGCAGTAGGGCCCCCCTGCCCTAGCCAGGCgccgccctcctag